A genomic stretch from Mus pahari chromosome 6, PAHARI_EIJ_v1.1, whole genome shotgun sequence includes:
- the Park7 gene encoding protein/nucleic acid deglycase DJ-1: MASKRALVILAKGAEEMETVIPVDVMRRAGIKVTVAGLAGKDPVQCSRDVMICPDTSLEDAKTQGPYDVVVLPGGNLGAQNLSESAVVKEILREQENRKGLIAAICAGPTALLAHEVGFGCKVTTHPLAKDKMMTGSHYSYSESRVEKDGLILTSRGPGTSFEFALAIVEALVGKDMADQVKAPLVLKD; this comes from the exons atggcTTCCAAAAGAGCTCTGGTCATCCTGGCCAAAGGAgcagaggaaatggagacagTGATTCCTGTGGATGTCATGCGGCGAGCTGGG ATTAAAGTCACTGTTGCTGGCTTGGCTGGCAAGGACCCTGTGCAGTGTAGCCGTGATGTAATGATTTGTCCAGATACCAGTCTGGAAGACGCAAAAACACAG GGACCATATGATGTGGTGGTTCTTCCAGGAGGAAATCTGGGTGCACAGAATTTATCTGAG TCGGCTGTGGTGAAGGAGATCCTCAGGGAGCAGGAGAACAGGAAGGGCCTCATAGCTGCCATCTGTGCGG GTCCTACGGCTCTGTTGGCTCACGAAGTAGGTTTTGGATGCAAGGTCACAACACACCCACTGGCTAAGGACAAAATGATGACTGGCA GTCACTACAGCTACTCAGAGAGCCGCGTGGAGAAGGACGGTCTGATCCTCACCAGCCGTGGCCCGGGGACCAGCTTTGAGTTTGCGCTGGCCATTGTGGAGGCTCTCGTGGGGAAGGACATGGCCGACCAAGTGAAGGCACCGCTCGTTCTCAAAGACTAG